A window of the Janthinobacterium agaricidamnosum NBRC 102515 = DSM 9628 genome harbors these coding sequences:
- the gltX gene encoding glutamate--tRNA ligase: MTTPVRTRFAPSPTGYLHLGGARTALYSWAYARHFGGTFVLRIEDTDLERSTPEAVQAIIEGMKWLGLDHDEGPFYQMQRMERYREVVAQMLEQGSAYLCYSSPEEVEAMRERMRAAGEKPRYDGTWRPEAGKTLPAVPADRKPVVRFKNPLDDDVTWDDVVKGTITISNRELDDLVIARPDGTPTYNFCVAVDDWDMQITHVIRGDDHVNNTPRQINILRAIGAPLPLYGHLPMILGADGEKLSKRHGAVSVMDYPAQGFLPEAMLNYLARLGWSHGDDEVFSTAQFCEWFNLNHLSKSAAQFNNEKLAWLNNHYIKQADNSRLADLARPLMLADGAVFDGAPDLALVLGLMKERANTVNELAAASLLFFRAPQPDAALLAQHLTETIKPVLAQFAERIATVEWSKDAIAAMIKEVLAANTIKMPLLAMPLRLILTGQLQTPAIDQVIQVFGRETVLARLAQY, from the coding sequence ATGACCACTCCTGTCCGCACCCGCTTTGCCCCCAGCCCGACCGGCTATCTCCACCTGGGCGGCGCCCGCACCGCGCTGTATTCCTGGGCCTATGCCCGCCACTTCGGCGGCACTTTCGTGCTGCGCATCGAAGACACGGACCTGGAGCGCTCGACGCCGGAAGCGGTGCAAGCCATCATCGAAGGCATGAAGTGGCTCGGCCTGGACCACGACGAAGGCCCGTTCTATCAGATGCAGCGCATGGAGCGCTACCGCGAAGTGGTGGCGCAGATGCTGGAGCAGGGCAGCGCCTACCTGTGCTATTCGTCGCCGGAAGAAGTCGAGGCGATGCGCGAGCGCATGCGCGCGGCCGGCGAAAAGCCGCGCTACGACGGCACCTGGCGTCCGGAAGCGGGCAAGACCCTGCCTGCCGTTCCCGCCGACCGCAAGCCGGTGGTGCGTTTCAAGAATCCGCTGGACGACGACGTCACCTGGGATGACGTGGTCAAGGGCACCATCACGATCTCGAACCGCGAGCTGGACGACCTGGTCATCGCGCGTCCGGACGGCACGCCGACCTACAATTTCTGCGTCGCGGTCGATGACTGGGACATGCAAATCACCCATGTGATCCGCGGCGACGACCATGTCAACAATACCCCGCGCCAGATCAATATCCTGCGCGCGATCGGCGCGCCGCTGCCCTTGTACGGCCACCTGCCGATGATACTCGGCGCCGACGGCGAAAAACTGTCGAAGCGCCATGGCGCGGTCAGCGTGATGGATTATCCGGCGCAGGGCTTCTTGCCGGAAGCGATGCTGAACTACCTGGCGCGCCTGGGCTGGAGCCACGGCGACGACGAAGTGTTTTCGACCGCCCAGTTCTGCGAGTGGTTCAACCTGAACCACCTGTCGAAATCGGCGGCCCAGTTCAACAATGAAAAACTGGCGTGGCTGAACAATCACTATATCAAGCAAGCCGACAACAGCCGCCTGGCCGACTTGGCCCGTCCGCTGATGCTGGCCGACGGCGCCGTCTTCGACGGCGCGCCGGACCTGGCGCTGGTGCTGGGCCTGATGAAGGAGCGCGCCAATACGGTCAACGAACTGGCCGCGGCGTCGCTGCTGTTCTTCCGCGCGCCGCAACCGGACGCTGCCTTGCTGGCGCAGCATTTGACGGAGACGATCAAGCCGGTGCTGGCCCAGTTCGCCGAGCGCATCGCCACGGTCGAGTGGAGCAAGGACGCGATCGCCGCGATGATCAAGGAAGTGCTGGCCGCCAACACCATCAAGATGCCTTTGCTGGCCATGCCCTTGCGTTTGATCTTGACCGGTCAATTGCAAACGCCGGCCATCGATCAAGTGATCCAGGTATTCGGCCGTGAAACGGTGTTGGCGCGGTTGGCGCAATACTGA
- the apbC gene encoding iron-sulfur cluster carrier protein ApbC, which produces MSITVEDVKAALAQVIDPNTTKDFVTSKSVKNLKVDGNNISVDIELGYPARSQIALIKDKVEAALHALPGVGKVGTNVYFKIISHTVQRGLKLMPNVKNIIAVASGKGGVGKSTTAVNLALALAAEGASVGMLDADIYGPSQPMMLGISGQPKTLDGKSMEPMENHGLQVSSIGFMIDPDEPMVWRGPMVTQALQQLLEQTNWRDLDYLIVDMPPGTGDIQLTLSQKVPVTGAVIVTTPQDIALLDARKGLKMFEKVGIPILGVVENMSTHICSNCGHAEEIFGAGGGAKMCADFGAEFLGALPLTMAIRQQTDSGTPTVVSEPDGPVAVIYKEIARKIAVKVAEKAKDMTSKFPAIVVKND; this is translated from the coding sequence ATGAGCATCACAGTAGAAGACGTCAAGGCAGCGCTGGCGCAAGTTATTGATCCAAACACAACAAAGGACTTCGTTACCTCGAAATCCGTCAAGAATCTGAAGGTCGACGGCAACAATATTTCAGTCGACATCGAACTCGGCTACCCGGCCCGCAGCCAGATTGCGCTGATCAAGGACAAGGTCGAAGCGGCCTTGCACGCCTTGCCGGGCGTCGGCAAGGTCGGCACCAATGTGTACTTCAAGATTATTTCGCACACGGTACAGCGCGGCTTGAAGCTGATGCCGAACGTGAAAAACATCATCGCGGTGGCATCCGGCAAGGGCGGCGTCGGCAAATCGACCACCGCCGTCAACCTGGCGCTGGCGCTGGCGGCCGAGGGCGCGTCGGTCGGCATGCTGGACGCCGACATCTACGGCCCGTCGCAGCCGATGATGCTGGGCATTAGCGGCCAGCCGAAAACGCTGGACGGCAAAAGCATGGAACCGATGGAAAACCACGGTTTGCAAGTGTCGTCGATCGGTTTCATGATCGATCCGGACGAGCCGATGGTCTGGCGCGGTCCGATGGTGACCCAGGCCCTGCAGCAATTGCTGGAACAAACCAACTGGCGCGACCTCGACTACCTGATCGTCGACATGCCGCCAGGTACCGGCGACATCCAGTTGACGCTGTCGCAAAAAGTGCCGGTGACCGGCGCGGTGATCGTCACGACGCCGCAGGACATCGCCTTGCTGGATGCGCGCAAGGGCTTGAAAATGTTCGAGAAAGTCGGGATTCCGATTCTCGGCGTGGTGGAAAACATGAGCACCCACATTTGCTCGAATTGCGGCCACGCGGAGGAAATCTTCGGCGCCGGCGGCGGCGCGAAAATGTGCGCGGATTTCGGCGCCGAATTCCTCGGCGCCTTGCCGCTGACGATGGCGATCCGCCAGCAAACCGATTCCGGCACGCCGACCGTGGTGTCCGAGCCGGATGGCCCGGTGGCCGTGATCTACAAAGAAATCGCCCGCAAGATCGCCGTCAAGGTGGCCGAAAAAGCCAAGGACATGACCAGCAAGTTCCCTGCCATCGTCGTCAAGAACGACTGA
- the metG gene encoding methionine--tRNA ligase has protein sequence MTRKLFVTTALPYANAAFHIGHIMEYIQADIWVRFQRMQRDGAGQREVHFVGADDTHGTPIMIAAEKEGITPQEFVAKIAAGRAQYLDGFHIAFDNWYSTDSPENVALSQDMYRKLRDTGLIVTKTVDRFFDPVKGMFLADRNIKGECPKCGTKDQYGDNCEACGAAYQPTDLVNPYSVFTHATPVMKPSEQYFFKLSDPRCFQFLKDWLNTPGRLQPEMVNKVSEWLGEAGEKLADWDISRDAPYFGIPIPDAPGKFFYVWMDAPVGYLASLKNYCDKKGMDFNALLNDTATEQIHFIGKDIVSFHLLFWPAMLKFADHPVIDKLKVNVHGFLTVNNEKMSKSRGTGISPLRYLDLGMNPEWLRYYIAFKLNSKVEDLDFNGDDFVARVNSDLIGKYVNIASRCAGFIAKKFDGKLAATLSEGAQAWIRRALTTEVNGVAVERQASIASHFETREYGKALREIMEIADITNQYVDENKPWILAKDADKTAELHDVCTAALILFRQLTILLSPVLPGVASNVASFLNDAALSWADTEVAGGTVSNTMLGRSIGAYNHLMTRVDAKMIDQLFDAPQAPAAIAAPAATDATAADAAPAAGAIEELAPEIKIDDFTKIDLRIAKIVNCEHVDGSDKLLRLTLDVGEGRLRNVFSGIKAAYQPEQLVGKLTVLVANLAPRKMKFGISEGMVLAASAADEQANPGIYILNPWPGAEPGMRIR, from the coding sequence ATGACTCGCAAGCTGTTCGTCACTACTGCCCTGCCTTACGCAAACGCCGCTTTCCACATTGGCCACATCATGGAATATATCCAGGCCGATATCTGGGTCCGGTTCCAGCGAATGCAACGCGACGGTGCTGGCCAGCGCGAGGTGCACTTCGTCGGCGCCGACGATACCCACGGCACGCCGATCATGATTGCCGCCGAAAAAGAAGGCATCACGCCGCAGGAATTCGTCGCCAAGATCGCCGCCGGCCGGGCCCAGTACCTGGACGGCTTCCATATCGCCTTCGACAACTGGTATTCGACCGATTCGCCGGAAAATGTTGCCTTGTCGCAAGATATGTACCGCAAGCTGCGCGATACCGGCTTGATCGTCACCAAGACCGTCGACCGTTTCTTCGATCCGGTCAAAGGCATGTTCCTGGCCGACCGCAACATCAAGGGCGAATGCCCGAAATGCGGCACCAAGGACCAGTACGGCGACAATTGCGAAGCGTGCGGCGCGGCCTACCAGCCGACCGACCTGGTCAACCCGTACTCGGTGTTCACCCACGCGACGCCGGTGATGAAGCCGTCGGAACAGTATTTCTTCAAGCTGTCGGACCCGCGCTGCTTCCAGTTCCTCAAGGATTGGCTGAACACGCCGGGACGCTTGCAGCCTGAAATGGTCAACAAGGTCAGCGAATGGCTGGGCGAAGCGGGCGAAAAACTGGCTGACTGGGATATTTCGCGCGATGCGCCGTACTTCGGCATCCCGATCCCTGATGCGCCGGGCAAATTTTTCTACGTCTGGATGGATGCGCCGGTCGGTTACCTGGCCAGCCTGAAAAACTATTGCGATAAAAAAGGCATGGATTTCAATGCCTTGTTGAACGATACGGCGACCGAACAAATCCACTTCATCGGCAAGGATATCGTTTCCTTCCACCTGCTGTTCTGGCCGGCGATGCTGAAATTCGCCGACCATCCGGTGATCGACAAGCTGAAAGTGAACGTGCACGGTTTCCTGACCGTGAACAATGAAAAAATGTCCAAGTCGCGCGGCACCGGCATTTCGCCGCTGCGCTACCTGGACCTGGGCATGAACCCGGAATGGCTGCGTTATTACATCGCCTTCAAATTGAATTCCAAGGTCGAAGACCTGGACTTCAACGGCGACGACTTCGTGGCCCGCGTCAATAGCGACTTGATCGGCAAATACGTCAACATCGCCAGCCGCTGCGCCGGTTTCATCGCCAAGAAATTCGACGGCAAGCTGGCGGCCACCTTGTCCGAAGGCGCGCAAGCGTGGATCAGGCGCGCGCTGACCACCGAAGTCAACGGCGTCGCCGTCGAGCGCCAGGCCAGCATCGCCAGCCATTTCGAAACCCGCGAATACGGCAAGGCGCTGCGTGAAATCATGGAAATCGCCGACATCACCAACCAGTATGTCGATGAAAACAAACCGTGGATACTGGCCAAGGATGCCGACAAAACCGCCGAACTGCACGACGTGTGCACCGCCGCGCTGATCCTGTTCCGCCAGTTGACGATCTTGCTGTCGCCGGTATTGCCTGGCGTGGCAAGCAATGTCGCGTCGTTCCTGAACGATGCGGCACTGAGCTGGGCCGACACCGAAGTGGCCGGCGGCACCGTGTCGAACACCATGCTGGGCCGCAGCATCGGCGCCTACAATCACTTGATGACGCGGGTCGACGCCAAGATGATCGACCAGTTGTTCGACGCGCCGCAAGCGCCAGCCGCGATTGCCGCGCCGGCCGCAACTGATGCCACCGCCGCCGATGCTGCGCCAGCCGCTGGCGCCATCGAAGAACTGGCGCCGGAAATCAAGATCGACGACTTCACCAAGATCGACTTGCGCATTGCCAAGATCGTCAATTGCGAACACGTCGACGGTTCCGACAAGCTGCTGCGCCTGACGCTGGATGTCGGCGAAGGCCGCTTGCGCAACGTGTTCTCCGGTATCAAAGCCGCTTACCAGCCTGAACAACTGGTCGGCAAGCTGACCGTGCTGGTGGCCAACCTGGCGCCGCGCAAGATGAAATTCGGCATCTCCGAAGGCATGGTATTGGCTGCCTCGGCCGCCGATGAACAAGCCAATCCGGGCATTTACATCCTGAACCCGTGGCCGGGCGCCGAACCTGGCATGCGCATCCGTTAA
- a CDS encoding phospholipase D family protein: MLYRKFLPVLLALLLGACASLPPLDGRNPSSVIGGTADTPLGLAIEPMSAAHAGLSGIYPLADGRDAFAARALLADAAQRSLDVQYYIWHRDLTGTLLFDALRKAAERGVRVRLLLDDNNTSGLDQLLALLDSQPNIEVRLFNPFIPRAPRALAFIGDFSRLNRRMHNKSFTADNQAAIVGGRNVGDEYFGAAGDMMFSDLDVLAVGAAVDTISRDFDRYWNSQSAYPVASLLAKNAPQDSAMLKQEAARVAGSPQAREYMKALRESPMVASMMQRSLPFVWAPARLVSDDPAKVLGQAAPDSKVAQKLQQLLGQPETELDLVSPYFVPGKEAEAAFEAMSRRGIQVRILTNALEATDVAAVHAGYAKWRKPLLRAGVTLYESRRQWEKSNARERSGPFGSSASSLHAKTFAVDGKRIFVGSFNFDPRSIELNTEMGLVIDSPVLARQLATAMRHSVPLRAYQVRLNDDGSLYWIARNGDSEVRYDTEPGASYWKRLGVGILSLLPIDWLL; this comes from the coding sequence ATGCTCTACCGCAAATTCCTCCCTGTCCTGCTGGCGCTGCTGCTGGGCGCCTGCGCCTCGCTGCCGCCGCTCGACGGGCGCAATCCATCGAGCGTCATCGGCGGCACGGCCGATACCCCGCTGGGTTTGGCCATAGAACCGATGAGCGCGGCCCATGCCGGACTGTCCGGCATCTATCCGCTGGCCGACGGCCGCGATGCATTCGCGGCGCGCGCCTTGCTGGCCGATGCGGCGCAGCGCAGCCTCGACGTGCAGTACTACATCTGGCACCGGGACTTGACCGGCACGCTGCTGTTCGACGCGCTGCGCAAGGCTGCCGAGCGCGGCGTGCGGGTGCGTTTGCTACTCGACGATAACAACACCTCCGGCCTGGACCAGCTGCTGGCCCTGCTCGACAGCCAGCCGAATATCGAAGTGCGGCTGTTCAATCCGTTCATACCGCGTGCGCCGCGCGCGCTGGCCTTCATCGGCGATTTTTCTCGGCTGAACCGGCGCATGCACAATAAATCCTTCACCGCCGATAACCAGGCCGCCATCGTCGGCGGGCGCAATGTCGGCGATGAATATTTCGGCGCCGCCGGCGACATGATGTTTTCCGACCTCGACGTGCTGGCCGTCGGTGCCGCCGTCGATACCATCTCGCGCGACTTCGACCGCTACTGGAACAGCCAGTCGGCTTATCCGGTCGCGTCCTTGCTGGCGAAAAATGCGCCGCAAGACAGCGCCATGCTCAAGCAGGAAGCGGCCCGGGTCGCCGGCAGTCCGCAAGCGCGCGAGTATATGAAGGCGCTGCGCGAATCGCCGATGGTGGCCAGCATGATGCAGCGCAGCTTGCCGTTCGTATGGGCGCCGGCGCGGCTGGTCAGCGACGACCCGGCCAAGGTGCTGGGCCAGGCCGCGCCCGATAGCAAGGTGGCGCAAAAACTGCAACAATTGCTGGGCCAGCCGGAAACCGAACTGGACCTGGTGTCGCCGTATTTCGTGCCGGGCAAGGAAGCGGAAGCGGCGTTCGAAGCGATGTCGCGCCGCGGCATCCAAGTGCGTATCCTGACCAATGCGCTGGAAGCGACCGATGTGGCGGCGGTGCATGCCGGTTACGCCAAATGGCGCAAGCCGCTGCTGCGCGCCGGCGTGACCTTGTACGAATCGCGGCGCCAGTGGGAAAAAAGCAATGCGCGCGAACGCAGCGGCCCGTTCGGCAGCTCGGCCTCCAGCCTGCACGCCAAGACCTTCGCCGTCGACGGCAAGCGGATCTTTGTCGGCTCCTTCAATTTCGATCCCCGTTCGATCGAATTGAATACCGAAATGGGCCTGGTGATCGACAGCCCGGTATTGGCGCGGCAACTGGCGACGGCGATGCGGCACAGCGTGCCGCTGCGCGCCTACCAGGTGCGCTTGAACGACGATGGATCGCTGTACTGGATCGCCCGCAACGGCGACAGCGAGGTGCGCTACGATACCGAACCAGGCGCCAGCTACTGGAAGCGCCTGGGGGTCGGAATACTATCTTTGCTGCCGATCGACTGGCTGCTCTAG
- a CDS encoding alkaline phosphatase family protein, with protein MTGNFPFFRHLAHALLLVSSAGAWQAHAAPASAAAAVAQPKLVLVLVVDGLPQEQVLRYRDQFGQGGLRRLLDQGAWFSDAHQAHGITVTAIGHSAVLTGAYPYQHGVIGNNWIDPQTKKSVYCTEDGNYTYIGEETRPSDGTSPAKLRVSTLGDELRYATGQRAKVIAISGKDRGAILLGGKTGTAYMYMDKTGNFASSTYYMQSHPEWVRRYQAGKPQDRYYGKTWTPLLADSAYANDASADLNPAKPGVRNDFPFSYYSDSGNLDADYYNRLKTGPHLDELTLDFARAAVAGENLGKNPAGVPDLLGISLSAHDYVNHAFGPESRMSHDHLQRLDRLLAGFFTYLDQRIGMDNVLVVLTADHGFPNTPEFSQTQHMDAQRLDGDKLMASLNQHLAAKFSVDKLVTTWSMPNIYLDYALADKSGIRRDDLENAAARFLMDQPGLAQVYTRTQMEGGAVATRMDTLMRRAWNRQLSGDLMAVTRPYWYFGTGNSGTSHGSPYAYDTNVPLIVMGKRWIRPGAYSQYAEVVDIAPTLAHVLGVRPPSAAEGRVLTETLR; from the coding sequence ATGACCGGCAATTTCCCTTTTTTCAGACATTTGGCGCATGCGCTGCTGCTGGTGTCCAGCGCGGGCGCCTGGCAGGCCCATGCCGCTCCGGCTAGCGCTGCGGCCGCAGTCGCCCAGCCGAAGCTGGTGCTGGTGCTGGTCGTCGATGGCTTGCCGCAAGAACAAGTGCTGCGTTACCGCGACCAGTTCGGCCAGGGCGGCTTGCGCCGGCTGCTCGACCAGGGCGCCTGGTTCAGCGATGCGCACCAGGCGCACGGCATCACCGTTACCGCGATCGGCCATTCGGCGGTATTGACCGGCGCGTATCCGTATCAGCATGGCGTGATCGGCAATAACTGGATCGATCCGCAGACCAAAAAGTCGGTGTATTGCACCGAAGACGGCAATTACACCTATATCGGCGAAGAAACCAGGCCGAGCGACGGCACCTCGCCGGCCAAGCTGCGCGTCAGCACCTTGGGCGATGAATTGCGCTACGCCACCGGCCAGCGCGCCAAGGTGATCGCGATTTCCGGCAAGGACCGCGGCGCGATCTTGTTGGGCGGCAAGACCGGCACCGCGTACATGTATATGGACAAGACCGGCAACTTCGCCAGCAGCACATACTATATGCAGTCGCATCCGGAGTGGGTGCGGCGCTACCAGGCCGGCAAGCCGCAAGACCGTTATTACGGCAAGACCTGGACTCCGCTGCTGGCCGACTCGGCTTATGCCAACGACGCCAGCGCCGACTTGAATCCGGCCAAGCCCGGCGTGCGCAACGATTTCCCTTTTTCGTATTACAGCGATAGCGGCAACCTCGACGCCGATTATTACAACCGCCTCAAGACCGGCCCGCATCTCGACGAGTTGACGCTGGATTTTGCACGCGCGGCCGTGGCCGGCGAAAACCTCGGCAAGAATCCGGCCGGCGTGCCGGACTTGCTCGGTATCAGCCTGTCGGCCCACGATTATGTGAACCATGCGTTCGGCCCCGAAAGCAGGATGTCGCACGACCATTTGCAGCGCCTGGACCGTTTGCTGGCCGGTTTTTTTACTTACCTGGACCAGCGCATCGGCATGGATAATGTGCTGGTGGTGCTGACCGCCGATCACGGTTTCCCGAACACGCCGGAGTTTTCGCAAACCCAGCACATGGATGCGCAGCGCCTCGACGGCGACAAATTGATGGCGTCGCTGAACCAGCACCTGGCGGCGAAATTCTCGGTCGACAAGCTGGTGACGACCTGGTCGATGCCGAATATTTACCTCGATTACGCGCTGGCCGACAAGAGCGGCATCCGCCGCGACGACCTGGAAAATGCGGCGGCCCGTTTCCTGATGGACCAGCCGGGGCTGGCGCAGGTGTACACCCGCACGCAGATGGAAGGCGGCGCCGTGGCCACCCGCATGGATACGCTGATGCGCCGCGCATGGAACCGCCAGTTGTCCGGCGACTTGATGGCGGTGACCCGGCCGTACTGGTATTTCGGCACCGGCAACAGCGGCACTTCGCACGGTTCGCCGTACGCCTACGACACCAATGTGCCGCTGATCGTGATGGGCAAGCGCTGGATCAGGCCGGGCGCCTACAGCCAGTATGCGGAAGTGGTCGATATCGCGCCGACGCTGGCGCATGTGCTGGGCGTGCGTCCGCCCTCGGCCGCCGAGGGGCGCGTGCTGACCGAAACCCTGCGCTGA
- a CDS encoding LysR family transcriptional regulator: protein MSITLRHIEVFRAIMTTGSMTAAAAMLHTSQPTVSRELARLEYLTQLTLFERVHGRLRPTAQALQLFEEVQRAYFGLERIVSTADALRQFDQGQLSIACLPVFSQSLLPQACKIFLAQFPKVSISITPQESPLLEEWLSAQRHDIGLTEVDNAPPGTVLSRLMSVDEVCVLPDGHPLAARSALAPRDFAGQPFISLAAVDPYRQQIDEIFRGAGIERRMALDTHSAASVCAMVREGVGLAIVNPLTALDFAGQGLQMRRFTVSLPFTVNIVKPLHRPLSQLVELLEKALQEHAASVQRRLLDL, encoded by the coding sequence ATGTCCATCACCCTGCGCCATATCGAGGTTTTCCGCGCCATCATGACCACCGGCAGCATGACGGCCGCCGCGGCGATGCTGCATACTTCGCAGCCGACCGTCAGCCGCGAGCTGGCGCGGCTGGAATATCTGACCCAATTGACCTTGTTCGAGCGCGTGCATGGCCGTTTGCGGCCGACCGCGCAGGCGCTGCAATTGTTTGAGGAGGTGCAGCGCGCCTATTTCGGGCTGGAGCGCATCGTCAGCACCGCCGATGCGCTGCGCCAGTTCGACCAGGGCCAGTTGTCGATCGCCTGCCTGCCGGTGTTTTCGCAATCGCTGCTGCCGCAGGCCTGCAAGATCTTCCTGGCGCAATTCCCGAAGGTGAGCATCAGCATCACGCCGCAAGAGTCGCCGCTGCTGGAAGAGTGGCTGTCGGCGCAGCGCCACGATATCGGCCTGACCGAAGTGGATAACGCGCCGCCCGGCACGGTGCTGAGCCGGCTGATGTCGGTCGATGAAGTGTGCGTGCTGCCGGACGGCCATCCGCTGGCGGCCAGGAGTGCATTGGCGCCGCGGGATTTCGCCGGCCAGCCCTTTATCAGCCTGGCGGCGGTCGATCCCTACCGCCAGCAAATCGACGAGATTTTCCGCGGCGCCGGCATCGAGCGGCGCATGGCGCTCGACACCCACAGCGCCGCGTCGGTCTGCGCGATGGTGCGCGAAGGCGTCGGCCTGGCCATCGTCAATCCGCTGACGGCGCTCGATTTTGCCGGGCAGGGGCTGCAAATGCGCCGTTTTACGGTGTCGCTGCCGTTCACCGTCAATATCGTCAAGCCCTTGCACCGGCCATTGTCGCAACTGGTCGAATTGCTGGAAAAGGCGCTGCAGGAACATGCGGCCAGCGTCCAGCGGCGCTTGCTCGACCTGTAG
- the lysA gene encoding diaminopimelate decarboxylase — protein sequence MSSVADRTLVQLAQQHGTPLWVYDAALIRARIEQLSAFDTVRFAQKACSNIHLLTLMREAGAHVDAVSLGEIERALQAGFTPEQSNGAAGLVFTCDLFDRATLARVVEKKIEVNCGSIDMLSQLGAVSPGHRVWLRINPGFGHGHSNKTNTGGENSKHGIWHGELQTALQLIREHRLHLVGLHMHIGSGVDYSHLETVCGTMVELVKGMGHDLEAISTGGGLSVPYREGEQPVDTAHYFQLWDAARQQIEVHLGHPVHLEIEPGRFLVAEAGLLVAEVRATKQMGGNHFTLLDTGFNELMRPAMYGSYHEMSLITHDGRALPTPHATVVGGPLCESGDVFTQRDGGVVETRLLPQAQVGDYVVFHGAGAYGASMSSNYNSRPHAVEYLADGSNSRVIRRRQTVAELIALELAA from the coding sequence ATGTCCTCAGTCGCCGACCGCACCCTCGTTCAACTCGCCCAGCAGCACGGCACCCCGTTATGGGTCTACGACGCGGCGCTGATACGCGCGCGCATCGAGCAGCTATCCGCCTTCGACACGGTGCGCTTCGCCCAGAAAGCGTGCTCCAACATCCATTTGCTGACGCTGATGCGCGAAGCCGGCGCCCATGTCGACGCGGTCTCGCTGGGCGAAATCGAACGCGCGCTGCAAGCCGGCTTCACGCCGGAACAGAGCAACGGCGCGGCCGGCCTGGTGTTCACCTGCGATCTGTTCGACCGCGCCACGCTGGCCCGGGTGGTCGAGAAAAAGATCGAAGTCAATTGCGGTTCGATCGACATGCTGTCGCAACTGGGCGCGGTCTCGCCCGGCCACCGGGTCTGGCTGCGCATCAATCCGGGCTTTGGCCACGGCCACAGCAACAAGACCAATACCGGCGGCGAAAACAGCAAGCACGGCATCTGGCACGGCGAACTGCAAACCGCGCTGCAACTGATCCGCGAGCACCGGCTGCACCTGGTCGGCCTGCACATGCACATCGGTTCCGGCGTCGATTACAGCCATCTGGAAACCGTGTGCGGCACGATGGTCGAGCTGGTCAAGGGCATGGGCCACGACTTGGAAGCCATTTCGACCGGCGGCGGCTTGTCGGTGCCGTACCGCGAAGGCGAACAGCCGGTCGATACCGCGCATTATTTCCAGTTGTGGGATGCGGCGCGCCAGCAGATCGAGGTCCACCTCGGCCACCCGGTGCACCTGGAAATCGAACCAGGCCGTTTCCTGGTCGCCGAAGCCGGCTTGCTGGTCGCCGAAGTGCGCGCCACCAAGCAAATGGGCGGCAACCATTTCACTTTGCTCGATACCGGTTTCAACGAATTGATGCGTCCCGCGATGTACGGCAGCTATCATGAAATGAGCCTGATCACGCACGATGGCCGCGCCTTGCCGACGCCGCATGCGACCGTGGTCGGCGGCCCGCTGTGCGAATCCGGCGACGTGTTCACCCAGCGCGACGGCGGCGTGGTCGAAACCCGCTTGCTGCCGCAGGCGCAAGTGGGCGATTACGTGGTCTTCCACGGCGCCGGCGCGTATGGCGCGTCGATGTCGTCGAACTACAATAGCCGGCCGCACGCGGTCGAATACCTGGCCGATGGAAGCAACTCGCGCGTCATCAGGAGGCGCCAGACGGTGGCCGAACTGATCGCGCTGGAACTGGCAGCTTAA